DNA sequence from the Arthrobacter crystallopoietes genome:
AAGCCGGAAGCGCTTAAGCACCAACTGGCGGGATACTGGTCACGCCGGATCACCGAAGAACACAGGCTGGTCTACGCCGTGGAGGAGAACCAGTTAGTGGTCATCGCCGCCCGCCATCACTACTGACAGGCTTCTCCGACGGGATTCGTCCGCGCGGCGCAGATAGAGTTGAGCGGTGCCTTCCTTCCGAGCCCAGCTCAACATCACTGGCCTGCACCCCGGACACGTCCCCGAGCAGGTGATGGAGGCCGCCGTCGACGCCATTGGCTCTGCCCACGTGGTGGAAGCGAACCAGCTCGACGTCGTTGCCGGGGTCCCGCGGATCACTGTGCGTTTCACAGTGGAGCCAAATGCGTACGACGCCGAAAACCGCCAGGCGCTGCAGGCCGCCGCCAACATGCGCCATGCCGTCGAGCAGGTGGCCATCACTGAGAGGCTCGCCGTCCTGCGCCGTAGCCGCGGAAAGTGGCAGACACTGCGCTGATTCGGTGTGCCCGTCGCGGAGCCAGCGGCCCTGCGGAGCGCTACCGGAGGTCCGCCACCAGCTGACTGACAGTCGCTACGAGCTGGTCCAGCCCGGGTTGCTCGATCGGGAAATGCCCCGCGTTCTCCAACCTCACGATCTGCTTGGGCGCCGCGATACGCTCGAAAAACGGCTCGCTGATCCCTTGCGGGGTCCACCGGTCCTCGGCAGGATGCACCATCAGGACCCGGCCTGAGCTGAAATCCTCCGGTTCAACATCGGGTTGCCATTCCAAAAAGCTGCGCATCCAACCCAGGGACATCACACCACCGCCGCCGTTGGGGTCCCGGAGGACGGTACGCACCAGCCCGGGATCATTGCTGATGTGGCGCATGTCGGCAAGCCAGCGGATGGGGACCCGCACCCTCGCCAAGGGTCCGGCCAGGAGCCGGAGGGCAGGGCCGGCAACCTTCCCCAGCACCGGATGCCACGTCAGCCGTGCCCGGACCCTATCGTCCCGGGGATCCAGCAAGCACGTCACTACCAGGGCGGCGGCGAGCGAGGTGGCGGCTGCCGTTTCGAAAGCGAGCAGCCCGCCCATGCTGGCTCCCATCAGGACCAGCGGACGGTCGTCGGATTCGGCGCGCACGAAGTCCTGGGCGAACTGCTGCCAATGTCCGTACCGGATGCCTGCCGGATCGGGTGACCGGGTGAGGCCGTAGCCCGGAAGATCCGGAACGCTCACATAGGTTCCCAATGTTGCCAGATGTTCTGCGAAGGGACGCATGGCCGCGGCGTTGCCGCCGGCACCGTGGAAGAGCACCAACCGTACCGGGGCATCCGGGGTGCCGATGCGCTCAACATGGACATCCATGTCACGCCAACGCCACCACGTGTTCTCGCTCGCTTCGGCAGGTCCTGCGGGACGTTGGACGAAAGTACCGTAGTTGCTGGTCATGCTGGTTCCCCTTGGAAGCCGCGGTCCGCCGTCGTTGTTTGGATTTCAGATCTCCGGAACGTAGCCGCGGCGAAAGGCCCGGCGCTCCTCGTGCCCCACCCGGAACCGGCGCGACGTCCCGCAGACCAGCACAAAGAAGAAACCGAATCCGGCCGCGATGACCACCGGCACGGAGCCCGGATCACCCAGGAGCCGGGACACGGCGATCCAGCCCAGCCCCCAGCACAAGGCGACGACGGCGGACATCCGGCCACGACCGGTCATCGCCACTACCGCTCCGGCGAAGGAGACCACGCCGAGGGCGATGACCGCCCAGACATCGGCGCCCCAGCCGAACAGGTCGATGCCGCGCAGGGTGAGCCAACTGGCCGCGTTGGCGCCGGCTGCCACCAGAATCCAGCCGGTGTACAGCCCCACGGGAGCATCTGCAAGGAGCGCTTCCACCAGGGACTTGGCCGGATACCGGGTCAGGACGTAGACCGCGGCCAGCAACACGGCCAGCAGCAGGATCATGACCATCAGGCTCAACCCCACATTCGAGGCCTGCGCGCTCAGGATCCAGCAGGCGTTGAGGACCAGCGAGGCGGCCAGCAGCCAGCCGGCCGCGCGCTGCCTCGGGGTGCGACGCTGCGAAGGCCACCACTGGAAGATGGTGTAGCCGACCAGCCCCACGTAGATCGCCGACCAGATGCTGAATGCGCCCGAAGCCGGGGCCAGCAGCGTGAAGTCCGGGGCGAACGCGCCGCCGGCCGTGTCCTTGATGGCGGTGCCGCCCAGCAGGCCGGCACCGCGCGCCCCGATCAGCAGCGCGAACACCAGGCTGGCACTGACCGCGAGTTGGCGTGCCAGATCGGTGGCGAGGATCGTCCGGGTCTTGTGGAGGTAGGGTTTTACGGCGTCCATAACGGATTGGATCGAAGCGGGGTGTTCACTCCTGCTACTCCTCGATGTCGACGACACCCCCGAGCACCGGCGCCGGCTGGCTGCGGCGGCGCAGGCTGATGACGGCAGCTATTGCCGTGCCCACCAGTATGCCAATCACCGTACCCAAAACAAGATTCACCCAGAACGGCAGATCCGTGGCGAGCCCGGTGGCAAGCCCCAGCCCGGTCATCCACAACGCCCAGATGGTGGAGCCCGTGGCGGACAGAACCAGGAAGTTGTTCAGCGGGACATCCGCCAGTCCCGCTGCCGCGACGGACGCGGTCCGGCCGCCGGGGATAAAGCGCGCGGCGACAATGGCGGCATAAGTGGAGGACCGGCCGGCCTTCTCCAGCGCCTGGGTCACGGCGCGGTCCACCTTGCGGCCCCACCGGTAGCGGTTGAGCAACGTGTTGACGCCGCCGCGGAAGAGCAGGAACAGCAGCACGTCCCCGGCCATGCTGCCGGCAAACGCGGTCAGCACCACCAGCGGGAGGATGAGCTCGCCGTGGGCCAGCAGCGTGCCGCCGCCGATGACCATGATTTCCGACGGCGCGGCAGGCATGGGGGCATCCAGAACGACCATCAGCAAGGTCATCGGATAATACAGCCATTGCCACGGCCCTTCGGGGATTTCCACCTCCCCAATCTACCGGCAATAGCTCGCCGATGGCAGAGTACAAAGTATGGAGATAAGGATTCTCGAAGGTGACATCACGCGCCGCGAGGTGGACGCGATAGTCAACGCGGCGAACTCGAGCCTGCTGGGCGGGGGAGGAGTGGACGGCGCGATCCACCGCGCCGCCGGTCCCGAGCTGCTGGCCGCCTGCCGGGAACTGCGGTCCTCGCAGCTGCCCGACGGTCTGCCGGTCGGTTCCGCCGTCGCAACCGAGGCCTTCCGGCTGCCCGCCCGCTGGGTCATCCACACCGTCGGCCCCAACCTGCACGCCGGCCAGAACGATCCGGCTCTGCTGGCCTCCTGCTTCAGCGAAAGCCTCCGGGTGGCCGATGAGCTGGGCGCACGATCCGTGGCCTTTCCTGCGATCAGCGCCGGGGTCTACGGCTGGGACGGCGGCAGCGTCGCCCTGGCCGGGCTGGGTGAGGCGATGAAGTACGACGGCGGCGTGCAGCTGATCGAATTCGTGCTGTTCTCTGCCGGGTTGGCCGAGACCTTTCGTGGCGTCCACCGGAGTCTGCTGGGCCAATAGCGCTCGCCTTGACCAGCGGCGCTCGCCGTGGGACTCCGGCGCGGCCGCTTCCTCAGGCGTCGCGCGGGTTCCGTACCGGGTCGCGCGGACTGTAGTAGCGCCGCAGCCAGCGGGAAAGGCCGTCGAGGCCGGGGAACAGCACACGTTCGGTCACATTGGCCTGGTCCAGATGGTCCCGGATCCGCCATTTGAGCTGCGCGGGAACGATCACCTTCCGGTACAGCTCAGGATGGCGCTGCAGCCACTCGTCCAGCCCTGCGGCGGCGTCGGACATGGTGGAAAAGATCGCGGCCTGGTTCACAATGCGCTCGTCCAGCGAGGGCGGCTCGAAAAACAACGGGATGCTGTGTCCCTCGTCGTCGTGGAACCGGTCGAACTCGGAGAGGGTGTAGGCAGAGCGGGAGAGCATCTCCGTGGTGAACAACCCGCCGCCGGCCGGCTCGATTTCGCTGCGCAGTTCCGGCGGCAGCAGTTCATGGGCGGCCGCATAATCCACGCACCAGACCGCGCCGTCCTCGTCGTAGCGGGACGTGTCCCTGGTGACAAAGTGCAGCGCGACATAGGGGGAGTGGCTCCAGTCGAGCAGACGCGTCGGCAAGCCGTAGTGTTGGGCGACGCTCAGCCAGTTCCAGTCCGAGTCCCCGGGGGACGTGTCCCGGTGGGCGTACTTGCGGAAGTTGCGCATCAGGTGCGGTTCCACCTCGGCACTGGAGTCCCCGCGTAGCCGAACAAGTCCGGTAGACAGGTCACGCTCGGCCGAGGTGTGGCCGCGGTAGGCCACGGCAACGCGGATGCGCGGACGGGCAGGCAGCCACTGGTCCTGTGTCAGGGCGGCGATCAACCCGTACAGATCGTCCGGGTCAACCTCCACCACGGATTCCATCGCCGCCTGCCCTCCTGCCCTTGCTGTCCCGACTGCCGGTGCTAGGTGGCGCCGCGGCGCACGGCCTCGTCCACTGCTGAGGCAATCCCGCCGCGGTACGGTTCGCCATGGCCGGGCAACGCCGTGCCGGCGCCGGTTTCGGCCAGCAGTTCGAGCGATTTCAGCGCCTGCCTGGTATCTGCCGTGGCTGCCGCGGAGACAATGTGCGGGCCGCGCGTGCCGGTGTAGGGATCGAGCGTGACCAAAGCGTCTCCGGTGATGATGGTGTCCCGTTCCGGAAAGTGGAGTGCGCAGTGGCCTTCGGTATGGCCGGGAGTATGGATCACCGCCGGTGCGCCGGGCAGCTGCAGGCCGGCCTCGGCGCCCAGTACGCGAAGATCCTTGACACCCCGGACATTGAGCGCTCCGGCCAGCGTCATCCGGGTCAGGATGGGAATGCAGGCAGGGTACTTAACGGGGTAGGCCAGCCGGTTCTTTTCATGCTTGTACCGGTACGGGTGCTCGGCGATATAGCTGTCGCCCGGGTGCGCGTAGACCGGCACATCGAGGTCGTGCTGGAGCCTGGCGGCGAACCCGAGGTGGTCGAAGTGCGCGTGCGTCAGGACCAGCGCGGAAATGTCGCGCGGCGATCGGCCAAGCTCGCGGAGGGCCGCGACGGTCATCTTCCACATCGCCGGCAGGCCGGAATCAACCAGCATGACCTGGTCGCCGTCCTCGACGAGGTACAGGTTCACATTGGCATGCTCGATGAGGTGGATCCTCTCGGCTACATTGCGGTGGAACATCCCTAAGACCTCTACTCCTTGTGCAGCTTGTCCTGAACCGAGCCGGCGGTCTTTTCCACGATGTTCGGCAGTTCCGTGGTGCCGTAGAAGCGTGAATCGGGATGCGTCGGTTCCGGCAACGGGCCGGTTGTGGTCGGGCCGTCGTGGTAGGTGAACTCCCCGCGCCCGTCCGGTGCGGGTCCGCTGGCCCAGGACCCTTCGGAAGCGGCGGCTCCGTCCGAGAAGTTCTGGTACTGGTAGGCGACGTCGCGGTTCTCCTTGGAAAGCGGGAAGTTGCTGGGTACGGGAAGTGTTTCGGCGCCCTCTTCCTGGAGCTCGCGAGCGGCGGCGATCCACTGGTTCTGGTGCATGGTGTCGCGGGCCAGCAGGAAGGAGAGCAGATCCCGCACGCCGTGATCATCGGTCATGTGGTACAGCCTCGCCACCTGGAGCCGGCCCTGCATCTCCGCGTTAGCGTTAGCGGTGAAATCTGCCAACAGATTGCCGCTGGCCGTGACATAGGAACCCATCCACGGGTTGCCGTTGCTGTCCACCGGCCGCGCGCCGGCCCCGGCCACGATTGCCTGCTGCACGTCCGTGCCGCCGACAATTGCCGCCACCGTAGGATCTGACTGCACCGCGTCGTCGGTAATTCCCAGCGGGGACTTCTCCAGCAACTGGGCGATCATTTTGGCCAGCATTTCGACGTGGCCGAATTCCTCGGCGCCGATCCCGTAGAGCAGATCCTTATACTTGCCTGGGATATGGATATTCCAAGCTTGGAAGCTGTATTGCATTGCCACGGTGATTTCACCGTATTGTCCGCCCAATACCTCCTGCAGCTTGCGGGCATAAACGGCGTCGGGCTTGTCGGGCGTTGATTTGTATTGCAGCTCTTGCTTATGGAAAAACATGGATGGCTTCCTCCGCATAGCGAGTGCCCGGACGTGCGACAGCCAACTCGTCTTTCTGGGTCGGTTCATGACCGGGCTGGATGTTCCGACTCTACGAGGAAGGATCCGGCGGCATAAGGGGTTTGGCCGAAATGGTCAGCCTGCTTATGGTTTGCCCTGCTCAGCGGCCCGCGGGCTCCGGGGCGGCAGCGGCTGCCCATTCGGAGAGCTCCAGCCGGCTGCGGTATTCAACCGGTGCGCCGGAGAGGGGATCGGTGAAGCGGACGCCCCGGGCAAGCAGTTGCAGCGGCCGGCTGTAATCGTCCGGGGCCTTGTCCAGCAGGACCGGGTAGAACGGATCGTGCAGGATGCCCACTCCCAGCGAGGCCATATGCACGCGCAGC
Encoded proteins:
- a CDS encoding Txe/YoeB family addiction module toxin, yielding MNVLFTDIGWQDYQYWLATDRAILKRINRLIEECRRTPFEGIGKPEALKHQLAGYWSRRITEEHRLVYAVEENQLVVIAARHHY
- a CDS encoding alpha/beta hydrolase yields the protein MTSNYGTFVQRPAGPAEASENTWWRWRDMDVHVERIGTPDAPVRLVLFHGAGGNAAAMRPFAEHLATLGTYVSVPDLPGYGLTRSPDPAGIRYGHWQQFAQDFVRAESDDRPLVLMGASMGGLLAFETAAATSLAAALVVTCLLDPRDDRVRARLTWHPVLGKVAGPALRLLAGPLARVRVPIRWLADMRHISNDPGLVRTVLRDPNGGGGVMSLGWMRSFLEWQPDVEPEDFSSGRVLMVHPAEDRWTPQGISEPFFERIAAPKQIVRLENAGHFPIEQPGLDQLVATVSQLVADLR
- a CDS encoding tryptophan-rich sensory protein, which codes for MDAVKPYLHKTRTILATDLARQLAVSASLVFALLIGARGAGLLGGTAIKDTAGGAFAPDFTLLAPASGAFSIWSAIYVGLVGYTIFQWWPSQRRTPRQRAAGWLLAASLVLNACWILSAQASNVGLSLMVMILLLAVLLAAVYVLTRYPAKSLVEALLADAPVGLYTGWILVAAGANAASWLTLRGIDLFGWGADVWAVIALGVVSFAGAVVAMTGRGRMSAVVALCWGLGWIAVSRLLGDPGSVPVVIAAGFGFFFVLVCGTSRRFRVGHEERRAFRRGYVPEI
- a CDS encoding DedA family protein, with the translated sequence MEIPEGPWQWLYYPMTLLMVVLDAPMPAAPSEIMVIGGGTLLAHGELILPLVVLTAFAGSMAGDVLLFLLFRGGVNTLLNRYRWGRKVDRAVTQALEKAGRSSTYAAIVAARFIPGGRTASVAAAGLADVPLNNFLVLSATGSTIWALWMTGLGLATGLATDLPFWVNLVLGTVIGILVGTAIAAVISLRRRSQPAPVLGGVVDIEE
- a CDS encoding O-acetyl-ADP-ribose deacetylase; this encodes MEIRILEGDITRREVDAIVNAANSSLLGGGGVDGAIHRAAGPELLAACRELRSSQLPDGLPVGSAVATEAFRLPARWVIHTVGPNLHAGQNDPALLASCFSESLRVADELGARSVAFPAISAGVYGWDGGSVALAGLGEAMKYDGGVQLIEFVLFSAGLAETFRGVHRSLLGQ
- a CDS encoding FRG domain-containing protein translates to MESVVEVDPDDLYGLIAALTQDQWLPARPRIRVAVAYRGHTSAERDLSTGLVRLRGDSSAEVEPHLMRNFRKYAHRDTSPGDSDWNWLSVAQHYGLPTRLLDWSHSPYVALHFVTRDTSRYDEDGAVWCVDYAAAHELLPPELRSEIEPAGGGLFTTEMLSRSAYTLSEFDRFHDDEGHSIPLFFEPPSLDERIVNQAAIFSTMSDAAAGLDEWLQRHPELYRKVIVPAQLKWRIRDHLDQANVTERVLFPGLDGLSRWLRRYYSPRDPVRNPRDA
- a CDS encoding MBL fold metallo-hydrolase; the encoded protein is MFHRNVAERIHLIEHANVNLYLVEDGDQVMLVDSGLPAMWKMTVAALRELGRSPRDISALVLTHAHFDHLGFAARLQHDLDVPVYAHPGDSYIAEHPYRYKHEKNRLAYPVKYPACIPILTRMTLAGALNVRGVKDLRVLGAEAGLQLPGAPAVIHTPGHTEGHCALHFPERDTIITGDALVTLDPYTGTRGPHIVSAAATADTRQALKSLELLAETGAGTALPGHGEPYRGGIASAVDEAVRRGAT
- a CDS encoding manganese catalase family protein, with product MFFHKQELQYKSTPDKPDAVYARKLQEVLGGQYGEITVAMQYSFQAWNIHIPGKYKDLLYGIGAEEFGHVEMLAKMIAQLLEKSPLGITDDAVQSDPTVAAIVGGTDVQQAIVAGAGARPVDSNGNPWMGSYVTASGNLLADFTANANAEMQGRLQVARLYHMTDDHGVRDLLSFLLARDTMHQNQWIAAARELQEEGAETLPVPSNFPLSKENRDVAYQYQNFSDGAAASEGSWASGPAPDGRGEFTYHDGPTTTGPLPEPTHPDSRFYGTTELPNIVEKTAGSVQDKLHKE